AAAAGCAATAAAAATGGAACAACGGAAAAGAGGTCGAAAACTATTGGGAAACAGGAAGCGGCACCATAATATTATGCTTCGGTTCAACGATACGGAATACGAAAAATTGAAGCAACTATGCGAATCGTACCAACTGGATATTTCCAAAAGGGGAACGGTAAGTCCGCTACTCAGAAGATTGATCTTGCAACAAGGGGCAGCGGAAAAGGATAGGCTCCCCGACACTTCGAACCTTGCCTATCATTTCAATAAAATAGGAAACAATATCAACCAATTGGTCAAGCTGGCACACCATAAAAATCTGAGAAGCCCTAACAGTAGTTTGCACAACGAAATACAAAAAACCAATGAATTGCTTTACCAACTTTTGGAAATCGCGAACGAAGAAAAACTGGGATGATAGCAAAGCTGATTTATGGGGATACCTGTCGAGGAACGATGAAGTACGTTCTTGGAAAAGAGGGAATGCGAATACTGGGTTACGGCAATATATTTTCGCAGAACATATCGCCAAAGTTCTTTGAAAACGTATTACATTTTCAGGGACAGCGCAACGCTACAAAAAACCGTTATGCACACATCAGCTTGAACCTTCCCCATGGGGAACACTTGGACGACAAGACCTTCCTAAAAATATCCGAAGAGTACATGGAGAATATGGGCTACAGGGAGCAGCCCTACGTTGTTGTCAGACATACGGATACCGAGCATGAACACGTCCATATCGTAACGACCAATGTAAAGGAAGATGGAAAAGTACTCGGCACCTTCAACAGCCATAGAAGGAGTATGTCGACGCGGCAACACCTGGAGAAGAAATACGGCCTCTCCCCCGCACCCACAACGAAACAGAAAAGACAGCTGCCGATATACCGATTACCCGAACTACAGTTCGGAATGGATGCGGAAAAAGGAACAAAATATTACTTACAGGATGTACTCAACAGCATCAACCAAAAATACAAAGTGCGCAGTTTCGATGAACTGGAAAGATTGGTCAAACCCTATCATATCGAAGTCAAACAGACCAAGAACGAATCTGGAAGGATAGGGGTAAAGTACGGAGTGGACAACCAAAAAGGTTATCGAACAAATTTCATCAATGGCTCCGAGGTTCACCGTAACCTAAGCGGCCCAAAACTGCAAAAGGTCTTCGACATACATTCAAAATCGAAGTTGTTACCGATGCAACGCAAACGCCTCTTGAAACAGATAGAAACGACCTATGACCTTTTCCGAACCATCCAACCACATGACCTTGAGGAAGTCCTAAAGGAATATCAGGGAATCGACATCAAACTGGACATAAAAGGAGATGTTATCGAGGGGTACACGGTCTTTGACAAATCGCGCTTTGTTTTTAGGGCAAGGGAACTTTCCAGAAATATCCGAATGCAAAAACGTTTGGACATTTTCGGCAGTGGGGACAAACCTACTCAAATCGATATCGA
This genomic window from Maribacter sp. MJ134 contains:
- a CDS encoding plasmid mobilization protein — protein: MEQRKRGRKLLGNRKRHHNIMLRFNDTEYEKLKQLCESYQLDISKRGTVSPLLRRLILQQGAAEKDRLPDTSNLAYHFNKIGNNINQLVKLAHHKNLRSPNSSLHNEIQKTNELLYQLLEIANEEKLG